A part of Brassica rapa cultivar Chiifu-401-42 chromosome A05, CAAS_Brap_v3.01, whole genome shotgun sequence genomic DNA contains:
- the LOC103870522 gene encoding syntaxin-71 yields MTVIDILTRVDTICKKYDKYDVDKQRESNISGDDAFARLYGAFETQIETALEKAEIVTKEKNRASAVAMNAEIRRTKARLSEEVPKLQRLALKRVKGLTTEELAARNDLVLALPARIEAIPDGTAGGPKSTSAWAPSTTSRPDIKFDSDGRFDDDYFQESHESSQFRQEFEMRKIKQDQGLDMISEGLDALKNMASDMNEELDRQVPLMDEIDSKVDRATSDLKNTNVRLKDTVNQLRSSRNFCIDIVLLCIVLGIAAYLYNVLK; encoded by the exons ATGACAGTGATCGACATTCTAACCAGAGTTGACACGATCTGCAAGAAGTACGACAAGTACGACGTCGACAAACAGCGTGAGTCCAACATCTCCGGCGATGATGCTTTTGCTCGTCTCTACGGAGCTTTCGAGACTCAAATCGAGACAGCTCTCGAG AAAGCTGAGATTGTTACCAAGGAGAAGAACAGAGCTTCTGCTGTTGCGATGAACGCTGAGATCCGCAGGACCAAGGCTAGATTGTCGGAGGAAGTTCCCAAGTTGCAGAGACTTGCTCTCAAGCGG GTGAAGGGCCTTACGACGGAAGAGCTTGCTGCGAGAAACGATTTGGTACTTGCGCTTCCGGCGAGGATTGAAGCTATACCTGATGGGACAGCGGGTGGTCCTAAAAGCACTAGTGCTTGGGCTCCTTCTACAACGTCTCGTCCTGATATTAAATTTGATTCAG ATGGGCGTTTTGATGATGATTACTTTCAAGAGTCACATGAATCCAGCCAGTTCAGACAGGAGTTTGAGATGCGGAAAATTAAACAG GACCAAGGTCTGGACATGATCTCCGAAGGTTTAGATGCTTTGAAGAACATGGCGTCTGACATGAACGAG GAGCTGGACCGGCAAGTTCCTCTGATGGATGAAATCGACTCAAAG GTGGACAGAGCAACCTCGGATCTTAAGAACACCAATGTTAGACTCAAAGATACTGTGAACCAG CTGAGGTCAAGCAGGAACTTCTGCATCGATATTGTTTTGTTGTGTATTGTTCTGGGTATCGCTGCATACTTGTACAA TGTACTGAAGTAA
- the LOC103870524 gene encoding DNA-binding protein S1FA3: MADEFSGKIESKGLNPGLIVLLVIGGLLVTFLVGNFILYTYAQKNLPPRKKKPVSKKKMKKEKLKQGVQVPGE; the protein is encoded by the exons ATGGCCGATGAGTTCTCT GGAAAAATCGAAAGTAAAGGGCTGAACCCGGGACTGATCGTCCTTCTCGTGATTGGAGGGTTGCTAGTGACGTTCCTTGTAGGAAACTTCATCCTCTACACATACGCTCAGAAGAATCTGCctccgaggaagaagaagcccgtttccaagaagaagatgaagaaagagaAGCTGAAGCAAGGCGTTCAAGTTCCTGGCGAGTAG
- the LOC103870525 gene encoding DExH-box ATP-dependent RNA helicase DExH10 has protein sequence MSTIMESPETLGKRKASSDETPTPEPTTKRRSSQKRACVHEVAVPNGYTPSKEEAIHGTLDNPLYNGDMAKTYPFQLDPFQSISVACLERKESILVSAHTSAGKTAVAEYAIAMAFRDKQRVIYTSPLKALSNQKYRELQHEFHDVGLMTGDVTISPNASCLVMTTEILRAMLYRGSEVLKEVAWVIFDEIHYMKDRERGVVWEESIIFLPPAIKMVFLSATMSNATEFAEWICYLHKQPCHVVYTDFRPTPLQHYAFPMGGSGLYLVVDENEQFREANFIKMHDTFPKPKSEGKKSANGKSGGRGGAKGGGGGGGDSDVYKIVKMIMERKFQPVIIFSFSRRECENHALSMSKLDFNTDEEKSTVEEVFNNAMLCLNEEDRSLSAIEMMLPLLQRGIAVHHSGLLPVLKELVELLFQEGLVKALFATETFAMGLNMPAKTVVFTAVKKWDGDSHRFIGSGEYIQMSGRAGRRGKDERGICIIMIDEQMEMDVLKDMMLGKPAPLLSTFRLSYYTILNLLSRAEGQFTAEHVIKHSFHQFQYEKALPDIENKVTKLEEEAAILDASGKAEVAEYHKLKLDIAPLEKKLMSEIIRPERVLCFLDTGRLVKIREGGTDWGWGVVVNVVKKTSVGTSSQGGGYIVDTLLHCSTGVSENGAKPKPCPPRPGEKGEMHVVPVQLPLITALSRLRISVPSDLRPLEARQSILLAVQELSSRFPLGFPKLHPVKDMNIQDTEIVELVSQIEEAEQKLLAHPMHKSEDDQQMKSFQRKAEVNYEIQQFKSKMRDSQLQKFRDELRNRSRVLKKLGHIDADGVVQLKGRAACLIDTGDELLVTELMFNGTFNDLDHHQVAALASCFIPVDKSNEKVELKNELNRPLQQLKDSARRIAEIQHECKLEIDVEEYVESTIREGLMDVIYCWSTGSTFAEVMNKTDIFEGSIIRSARRLDEFLNQLRLAAEAVGENNLASKFAAASESLRRGIMFANSLYL, from the exons ATGAGCACAATAATGGAATCACCGGAGACACTCGGCAAGAGAAAAGCATCCTCCGACGAGACCCCTACGCCAGAACCCACGACGAAGCGTAGAAGCAGCCAGAAACGAGCTTGCGTACACGAAGTCGCCGTCCCCAACGGCTACACACCGTCGAAAGAGGAAGCGATTCACGGAACTCTAGATAATCCTCTCTACAACGGAGACATGGCCAAAACCTACCCTTTCCAGCTCGACCCGTTCCAGAGCATCTCCGTAGCGTGCCTGGAGAGGAAAGAATCGATTTTGGTCTCCGCCCACACTTCAGCTGGTAAAACAGCTGTTGCGGAGTATGCTATCGCCATGGCCTTTAGAGATAAGCAGAGGGTGATTTACACTTCTCCTTTGAAAGCATTGAGTAACCAGAAGTACAGAGAGCTGCAGCACGAGTTTCACGACGTTGGGTTGATGACCGGTGACGTCACGATCTCCCCTAATGCTAGTTGCTTGGTGATGACGACTGAGATTTTGAGAGCGATGCTTTATAGAGGCTCTGAGGTTTTGAAGGAGGTTGCTTGGGTGATTTTTGATGAGATTCATTATATGAAGGATAGGGAGAGAGGAGTTGTTTGGGAGGAGAGTATTATTTTCTTGCCGCCTGCTATTAAGATGGTTTTTCTTTCGGCTACGATGTCGAATGCTACTGAGTTTGCGGAGTGGATTTGCTATCTGCATAAGCAGCCGTGTCACGTGGTGTACACGGACTTTAGGCCGACGCCTCTGCAGCATTATGCTTTTCCTATGGGTGGGAGTGGGCTGTACCTTGTCGTTGATGAGAATGAGCAGTTTAGAGAGGCTAATTTCATTAAGATGCATGATACTttcccaaaaccaaaatctGAGGGGAAAAAGAGTGCTAATGGCAAATCAGGTGGTAGGGGCGGCGCTAAAGGTGGTGGCGGCGGTGGTGGTGATTCTGATGTTTACAAAATTGTAAAG ATGATCATGGAAAGAAAGTTTCAACCAGTCATCATCTTCAGCTTCAGTAGGAGGGAATGTGAGAATCATGCACTGTCAATGTCAAAACTCGATTTTAATACGGATGAAGAGAAGTCGACTGTGGAAGAGGTATTCAATAATGCTATGCTGTGCCTTAATGAGGAGGATAGATCTTTGTCTGCCATTGAAATGATGCTGCCGCTGCTCCAACGTGGTATTGCTGTCCACCATTCTGGTCTTCTCCCTGTCCTCAAGGAATTAGTGGAACTTCTTTTCCAAGAAGGACTTGTAAAAGCGCTTTTCGCCACAGAAACT TTTGCTATGGGTTTGAACATGCCTGCAAAAACTGTAGTGTTTACTGCTGTTAAGAAGTGGGATGGTGACAGCCATCGTTTCATTGGGTCTGGTGAATATATCCAG ATGAGCGGCAGGGCTGGACGTCGTGGAAAGGATGAACGTGGTATCTGCATTATTATGATTGATGAACAG ATGGAAATGGATGTACTCAAGGACATGATGCTGGGCAAACCAGCCCCTTTGCTTAGTACTTTTAGGTTGAGTTACTACACAATTTTGAATCTATTGAGTCGTGCCGAAGGACAATTTACAGCTGAGCATGTTATAAAGCACTCGTTCCACCAATTCCAATATGAAAAG GCTTTACCGGATATTGAGAATAAGGTGACCAAACTTGAAGAGGAAGCTGCCATCCTTGATGCTTCTGGAAAG GCGGAGGTTGCTGAGTACCATAAGCTAAAACTTGACATAGCTCCACTGGAAAAGAAACTTATGTCAGAAATAATAAGGCCTGAAAGGGTGCTTTGTTTTCTTGATACTGGTCGGCTG GTTAAGATACGAGAAGGTGGAACAGACTGGGGCTGGGGAGTTGTAGTTAATGTTGTTAAAAAAACTTCCGTTGGAACCTCTTCACAAGGTGGCGGATATATAGTGGATACTCTGCTTCATTGCTCCACTGGTGTTAGCGAGAATGGTGCAAAGCCAAAACCGTGTCCTCCCCGTCCAGGGGAAAAGGGTGAGATGCATGTG GTTCCTGTTCAGCTACCATTAATCACTGCTTTGAGTAGACTAAGGATATCGGTTCCGTCTGATCTTCGGCCACTAGAAGCAAGACAGAGCATACTGCTTGCAGTACAGGAGTTGTCGAGTCGCTTCCCTTTAGGGTTCCCAAAACTCCATCCAGTCAAG GACATGAATATTCAAGATACAGAGATAGTTGAGCTGGTCAGCCAAATTGAAGAAGCTGAGCAGAAGTTACTTGCGCATCCGATGCACAAG TCTGAAGATGATCAGCAAATGAAGAGTTTCCAGAGGAAAGCGGAGGTGAATTATGAAATTCAGCAGTTCAAATCGAAAATGCGTGATTCCCAG CTTCAAAAGTTTAGAGATGAGCTTAGGAACCGTTCTCGGGTATTAAAGAAACTTGGACACATTGATGCTGATGGTGTCGTCCAGTTAAAGGGACGAGCTGCCTGCTTGATAGACACAGGGGATGAACTGCTTGTCACTGAACTGATGTTCAATG GTACTTTCAATGATCTGGATCACCACCAAGTAGCTGCCCTCGCAAGCTGTTTCATTCCTGTAGATAAATCAAATGAAAAGGTAGAACTAAAAAATGAACTCAATAGACCGTTGCAGCAGCTCAAAGATAGTGCACGGAGAATTGCAGAG ATACAACATGAATGCAAACTGGAAATTGACGTTGAAGAGTATGTAGAATCCACCATCAGGGAAGGCCTGATGGACGTTATCTACTGTTGGTCAACG GGCTCGACCTTTGCAGAGGTTATGAATAAGACTGACATATTCGAGGGAAGTATCATTAGGAGCGCTAGAAGACTCGACGAGTTTCTGAACCAG CTTCGACTTGCAGCGGAAGCAGTTGGAGAGAACAATTTGGCGAGCAAGTTTGCAGCTGCTAGCGAGAGCTTGCGAAGAGGTATTATGTTTGCGAACTCGCTTTATTTATAA
- the LOC103870528 gene encoding probable DNA helicase MCM8 isoform X1 produces the protein MGVYGDGSEGGSMTSRRRGSIGVDSTDIAKILAVYFRDNENSCIDEEKLMLTAELIRIFSSPSGRDLVSQVSEDGGGSFSLPLDLQQFKKLCDIENFFINLEDNPKGVLPCMNAAVHKVLLSQWETNGFDDVMKINIRLHNYPESSISLKNLRAAYIGKLVTVHGTVVKVSTVKPLVTQMAFDCAKCKTSITRDFTDGKFSPPQNCDTHGCKSKMFIPLRSSAQTIDFQKIRVQELQKPEDHEEGRVPRTVECELMEDLVDTCIPGDVVTVTGIIGVINNYMDIGGGKSKSKNQGFYYLFIEAVSVKNSKKQSAFENSEDSGSGVQSADVGDLYSFSQRDLEFIVKFNEEYGSDTFRRILHSVCPSIYGHEIVKAGITLSLFGGVRKHSMDRNKVPVRGDIHVIIVGDPGLGKSQLLQAASAISPRGIYVCGNATTKAGLTVAVVKDSMTNDYAFEAGAMVLADGGVCCIDEFDKMTNEHQALLEAMEQQCVSVAKAGLVASLSARTSVIAAANPVGGHYNRAKTVNENLKMSAALLSRFDLVFILLDKPDELLDKQVSEHIMSLHSGGGEALPALKKFKTASGSANIHAKEGSLLSRLRLDPKKDDDFTPIPGQLLRKYVAYARTFVNPKMSKAAGEIIQKFYLKLRDHNTSADSTPITARQLESLVRLAQARARVDLREDITVQDAMDVVEIMKESLYDKFVDEHGVVDFGRSGGMSQQKEARRFLSALDKQSELQQKDCYSVSELYSLADRIGLRVPDIDTFLENLNTAGYLLKKGPKTYQVLSSSYSRSQSSRSR, from the exons ATGGGTGTATACGGAGACGGAAGCGAGGGGGGAAGCATGACGTCGAGACGCCGTGGATCGATCGGCGTTGATTCTACCGATATCGCGAAGATATTAGCTGTGTATTTCAGAGACAACGAGAACTCGTGCATCGACGAGGAGAAGTTGATGCTCACGGCGGAGCTTATCCGGATATTCTCTTCGCCGAGTGGTAGAGACTTAGTTTCCCAG GTGAGTGAAGATGGTGGTGGTTCCTTCTCTTTGCCGCTTGATCTTCAACAATTCAAGAAGTTATGCGATATCGAgaattttttcattaatttggAGGATAATCCCAAAGGAGTCCTCCCATGTATGAATGCTGCAGTTCACAAG GTTTTACTAAGTCAATGGGAGACTAATGGCTTTGATGATGTTATGAAGATCAATATTCGTCTGCATAATTATCCTGAATCTTCAATCTCTCTGAAAAACCTCAGAGCAGCATATATTG GTAAGCTTGTAACAGTTCATGGGACCGTTGTTAAAGTTAGTACTGTGAAGCCTCTTGTGACACAGATGGCTTTTGACTGTGCAAAGTGTAAAACTAGCATAACCCGGGATTTTACTGACGGAAAGTTTTCACCTCCGCAAAATTGTGACACCCATGGATGTAAGTCCAAGATGTTTATTCCACTCCGATCCTCCGCTCAGACCATTGATTTTCAGAAAATCAG GGTACAGGAGTTGCAAAAGCCTGAAGACCATGAAGAAGGAAGGGTACCCCGAACTGTAGAATGTGAGCTGATGGAAGACCTTGTGGACACATGTATCCCTGGTGATGTGGTGACTGTTACAGGGATTATAGGTGTAATTAACAATTACATGGATATTGGGGGAG GGAAATCTAAGTCCAAGAATCAAGGATTCTACTATTTGTTTATAGAGGCAGTTTCAGTTAAAAACTCTAAGAAGCAGTCTGCATTTGAGAACTCAGAAGACTCCGGTAGTGGTGTCCAGTCTGCAGATGTTGGTGATTTATATTCATTCTCACAGAGAGACTTGGAATTTATTGTTAAGTTCAACGAAGAATATGGTTCTGATACATTCCGTCGTATACTTCATTCTGTTTGTCCATCTATTTATGGCCATGAAATTGTCAAAG CTGGAATAACACTGTCCCTGTTTGGAGGTGTAAGGAAGCATTCGATGGATCGGAACAAAGTTCCAGTCAGAGGAGATATTCATGTCATTATTGTTG GTGACCCTGGATTGGGAAAAAGTCAGCTCTTGCAAGCAGCATCGGCCATCTCCCCTCGTGGCATCTATGTATGTGGTAATGCGACGACTAAAGCAGGGCTCACCGTTGCTGTAGTGAAAGATTCTATGACAAATGACTATGCGTTTGAGGCTG GTGCCATGGTACTTGCAGATGGCGGGGTTTGCTGCATTGACGAGTTCGATAAAATGACCAACGAGCATCAG GCTTTGCTAGAAGCAATGGAACAACAATGTGTCTCTGTTGCAAAGGCTGGGCTTGTGGCCAGTCTATCAGCTCGGACTTCTGTTATAGCAGCAGCAAATCCTGTTGGTGGCCACTACAA CCGTGCAAAAACTGTAAACGAGAACTTAAAGATGAGTGCTGCGCTTCTCTCgcggtttgatttggttttcatATTACTTGACAAACCTGATGAGCTACTCGACAAGCAAGTCTCAGAGCATATTATGTCG CTTCATTCTGGAGGTGGAGAAGCATTACCTGCATTAAAGAAGTTTAAGACAG CATCAGGATCTGCAAATATACATGCCAAAGAGGGTTCTCTACTCTCAAGACTGCGGTTAGACCCTAAGAAAGATGATGACTTCACTCCCATTCCTGGCCAACTGCTTAGGAAATATGTTGCTTATGCAAGGACTTTCGTCAACCCTAA GATGTCAAAGGCAGCTGGAGAGATAATTCAAAAATTTTACTTGAAGCTGAGAGACCATAACACATCCGCTGACTCAACACCAATAACAGCAAGACAACTGGAAAGTTTGGTCAGGCTTGCCCAAGCGAGAGCTCGGGTTGACTTAAGGGAAGATATAACAGTCCAGGACGCAATG GATGTGGTTGAAATAATGAAAGAATCTTTGTATGATAAGTTCGTAGATGAACATGGGGTTGTGGATTTTGGTCGGAGTGGAGGAATGAGTCAACAAAAGGAGGCGAGACGCTTCTTAAGTGCTCTTGATAAGCAATCAGAGTTGCAGCAAAAAGATTGTTACTCTGTTTCG GAGCTGTATAGTTTAGCTGATAGGATCGGGCTACGAGTTCCAGACATTGATACATTCCTAGAGAACCTGAACACTGCCGGCTACTTGCTCAAGAAGGGACCAAAAACTTACCAG GTCCTCTCCTCATCTTATTCTCGGAGTCAGTCATCCAGGTCAAGATGA
- the LOC103870528 gene encoding probable DNA helicase MCM8 isoform X2, whose translation MTSRRRGSIGVDSTDIAKILAVYFRDNENSCIDEEKLMLTAELIRIFSSPSGRDLVSQQVSEDGGGSFSLPLDLQQFKKLCDIENFFINLEDNPKGVLPCMNAAVHKVLLSQWETNGFDDVMKINIRLHNYPESSISLKNLRAAYIGKLVTVHGTVVKVSTVKPLVTQMAFDCAKCKTSITRDFTDGKFSPPQNCDTHGCKSKMFIPLRSSAQTIDFQKIRVQELQKPEDHEEGRVPRTVECELMEDLVDTCIPGDVVTVTGIIGVINNYMDIGGGKSKSKNQGFYYLFIEAVSVKNSKKQSAFENSEDSGSGVQSADVGDLYSFSQRDLEFIVKFNEEYGSDTFRRILHSVCPSIYGHEIVKAGITLSLFGGVRKHSMDRNKVPVRGDIHVIIVGDPGLGKSQLLQAASAISPRGIYVCGNATTKAGLTVAVVKDSMTNDYAFEAGAMVLADGGVCCIDEFDKMTNEHQALLEAMEQQCVSVAKAGLVASLSARTSVIAAANPVGGHYNRAKTVNENLKMSAALLSRFDLVFILLDKPDELLDKQVSEHIMSLHSGGGEALPALKKFKTASGSANIHAKEGSLLSRLRLDPKKDDDFTPIPGQLLRKYVAYARTFVNPKMSKAAGEIIQKFYLKLRDHNTSADSTPITARQLESLVRLAQARARVDLREDITVQDAMDVVEIMKESLYDKFVDEHGVVDFGRSGGMSQQKEARRFLSALDKQSELQQKDCYSVSELYSLADRIGLRVPDIDTFLENLNTAGYLLKKGPKTYQVLSSSYSRSQSSRSR comes from the exons ATGACGTCGAGACGCCGTGGATCGATCGGCGTTGATTCTACCGATATCGCGAAGATATTAGCTGTGTATTTCAGAGACAACGAGAACTCGTGCATCGACGAGGAGAAGTTGATGCTCACGGCGGAGCTTATCCGGATATTCTCTTCGCCGAGTGGTAGAGACTTAGTTTCCCAG CAGGTGAGTGAAGATGGTGGTGGTTCCTTCTCTTTGCCGCTTGATCTTCAACAATTCAAGAAGTTATGCGATATCGAgaattttttcattaatttggAGGATAATCCCAAAGGAGTCCTCCCATGTATGAATGCTGCAGTTCACAAG GTTTTACTAAGTCAATGGGAGACTAATGGCTTTGATGATGTTATGAAGATCAATATTCGTCTGCATAATTATCCTGAATCTTCAATCTCTCTGAAAAACCTCAGAGCAGCATATATTG GTAAGCTTGTAACAGTTCATGGGACCGTTGTTAAAGTTAGTACTGTGAAGCCTCTTGTGACACAGATGGCTTTTGACTGTGCAAAGTGTAAAACTAGCATAACCCGGGATTTTACTGACGGAAAGTTTTCACCTCCGCAAAATTGTGACACCCATGGATGTAAGTCCAAGATGTTTATTCCACTCCGATCCTCCGCTCAGACCATTGATTTTCAGAAAATCAG GGTACAGGAGTTGCAAAAGCCTGAAGACCATGAAGAAGGAAGGGTACCCCGAACTGTAGAATGTGAGCTGATGGAAGACCTTGTGGACACATGTATCCCTGGTGATGTGGTGACTGTTACAGGGATTATAGGTGTAATTAACAATTACATGGATATTGGGGGAG GGAAATCTAAGTCCAAGAATCAAGGATTCTACTATTTGTTTATAGAGGCAGTTTCAGTTAAAAACTCTAAGAAGCAGTCTGCATTTGAGAACTCAGAAGACTCCGGTAGTGGTGTCCAGTCTGCAGATGTTGGTGATTTATATTCATTCTCACAGAGAGACTTGGAATTTATTGTTAAGTTCAACGAAGAATATGGTTCTGATACATTCCGTCGTATACTTCATTCTGTTTGTCCATCTATTTATGGCCATGAAATTGTCAAAG CTGGAATAACACTGTCCCTGTTTGGAGGTGTAAGGAAGCATTCGATGGATCGGAACAAAGTTCCAGTCAGAGGAGATATTCATGTCATTATTGTTG GTGACCCTGGATTGGGAAAAAGTCAGCTCTTGCAAGCAGCATCGGCCATCTCCCCTCGTGGCATCTATGTATGTGGTAATGCGACGACTAAAGCAGGGCTCACCGTTGCTGTAGTGAAAGATTCTATGACAAATGACTATGCGTTTGAGGCTG GTGCCATGGTACTTGCAGATGGCGGGGTTTGCTGCATTGACGAGTTCGATAAAATGACCAACGAGCATCAG GCTTTGCTAGAAGCAATGGAACAACAATGTGTCTCTGTTGCAAAGGCTGGGCTTGTGGCCAGTCTATCAGCTCGGACTTCTGTTATAGCAGCAGCAAATCCTGTTGGTGGCCACTACAA CCGTGCAAAAACTGTAAACGAGAACTTAAAGATGAGTGCTGCGCTTCTCTCgcggtttgatttggttttcatATTACTTGACAAACCTGATGAGCTACTCGACAAGCAAGTCTCAGAGCATATTATGTCG CTTCATTCTGGAGGTGGAGAAGCATTACCTGCATTAAAGAAGTTTAAGACAG CATCAGGATCTGCAAATATACATGCCAAAGAGGGTTCTCTACTCTCAAGACTGCGGTTAGACCCTAAGAAAGATGATGACTTCACTCCCATTCCTGGCCAACTGCTTAGGAAATATGTTGCTTATGCAAGGACTTTCGTCAACCCTAA GATGTCAAAGGCAGCTGGAGAGATAATTCAAAAATTTTACTTGAAGCTGAGAGACCATAACACATCCGCTGACTCAACACCAATAACAGCAAGACAACTGGAAAGTTTGGTCAGGCTTGCCCAAGCGAGAGCTCGGGTTGACTTAAGGGAAGATATAACAGTCCAGGACGCAATG GATGTGGTTGAAATAATGAAAGAATCTTTGTATGATAAGTTCGTAGATGAACATGGGGTTGTGGATTTTGGTCGGAGTGGAGGAATGAGTCAACAAAAGGAGGCGAGACGCTTCTTAAGTGCTCTTGATAAGCAATCAGAGTTGCAGCAAAAAGATTGTTACTCTGTTTCG GAGCTGTATAGTTTAGCTGATAGGATCGGGCTACGAGTTCCAGACATTGATACATTCCTAGAGAACCTGAACACTGCCGGCTACTTGCTCAAGAAGGGACCAAAAACTTACCAG GTCCTCTCCTCATCTTATTCTCGGAGTCAGTCATCCAGGTCAAGATGA